In Brassica rapa cultivar Chiifu-401-42 chromosome A06, CAAS_Brap_v3.01, whole genome shotgun sequence, a single window of DNA contains:
- the LOC103874703 gene encoding protein EARLY FLOWERING 5 isoform X3, producing MVEKKRKEYEEKRKEQGDATTSVMFSHLPPQRRIAGEEDLKPEDSVYYHPTLNPTGAPPPGKPPMYHSSIGTRISSDGASSSGAALSSNTESEDSTLVAPPPPPPLPPLPDGTNALSASLPLPPPPPLPPTTGLALPHPQFPPPPPGPPPNEHDLALVRPPLPPLPQSSQLPPPGLNGSEGDGRFPESSVQTFDEGQNANIHSTLPPPPPALPSKLPSNESETGPPDPNSSSFQNSSLSQMVAPPPPPPLHQQHQPTFAGAPASMTNFQHDSLLPPGMMRFPPPPPPHDMHPPHPGMYGGHLIPRPPYGPPPGPPPMMRPPLPPGPPPSSFEDSQVMMRPYVPSKPSYVKSAAPTVVRRPLAQHTPALTSMVPASVRVRRESAAVTKPKPKTSVATSLSFKPRAMVASAAAVKVEPTKTAAASKPPSIDDSYSAFLEDMKALGALDG from the exons ATGgttgagaagaagagaaag GAATATGAGGAGAAAAGGAAGGAGCAAGGAGATGCTACTACCTCTGTTATGTTCAG TCACCTGCCTCCTCAACGAAGAATAGCCGGTGAAGAGGACTTAAAGCCAGAG GACTCTGTTTATTATCATCCTACTTTGAACCCGACTGGTGCACCACCACCCGGAAAGCCGCCAATGTATCATTCATCCATAG GAACTAGAATCTCCTCAGATGGTGCTTCATCTAGCGGTGCTGCGTTGTCTTCCAATACCGAGTCAGAAGACTCCACCTTGGTTGctcctcctccgcctcctcCACTACCTCCTCTACCTGATGGTACTAATGCTTTATCTGCTTCTTTGCCGCTTCCCCCTCCTCCTCCTTTGCCACCAACTACAGGCCTTGCTTTACCCCATCCACAATTTCCACCACCGCCTCCGGGTCCCCCTCCAAATGAACATGATCTGGCTCTGGTtcgtcctcctcttcctccactTCCTCAATCTTCCCAACTCCCTCCTCCTGGTCTAAATGGAAGTGAAGGCGATGGTAGGTTCCCTGAATCTTCAGTTCAAACCTTCGACGAGGGCCAG AATGCTAATATACATTCCACCCTTCCGCCTCCACCACCTGCCCTTCCCTCCAAGCTTCCAAGCAACGAATCTGAAACTGGTCCACCAGATCCCAACTCCAGTAGTTTTCAAAATTCTAGCCTATCTCAGATGGttgcaccaccaccaccaccacctttACATCAGCAACATCAACCAACGTTTGCAGGAGCTCCGGCTTCAATGACTAATTTTCAACATGATAGTCTTCTGCCACCAGGAATGATGCGTTTTCCACCCCCACCTCCTCCACACGATATGCATCCTCCTCATCCTGGAATGTACGGTGGTCATCTAATCCCTAGGCCACCGTATGGCCCACCACCTGGACCACCACCTATGATGAGACCGCCACTTCCGCCGGGACCACCACCGTCTAGTTTTGAAGACAGTCAAGTAATGATGAGGCCATATGTACCAAGCAAACCATCTTATGTAAAATCCGCTGCTCCTACTGTTGTCAGGAGACCACTAGCTCAACACACACCTGCGCTTACATCTATG GTCCCTGCCTCGGTTAGAGTCAGAAGAGAATCCGCAGCTGTAACCAAACCAAAGCCAAAGACTTCTGTAGCCACGAGCTTAAGTTTTAAACCAAGAGCTATGGTGGCTTCTGCTGCAGCGGTGAAGGTAGAGCCAACCAAGACAGCTGCAGCTTCAAAGCCACCGAGCATTGATGATTCTTACAGTGCCTTCTTGGAGGACATGAAAGCTCTTGGAGCACTTGATGGATAG
- the LOC103874703 gene encoding protein EARLY FLOWERING 5 isoform X1, with protein sequence MKTTKGGKVMNPTDAYRKQIRKREIKRNKKERQKVREVGILKKDPEQIKEQIRKLDMSKAEGALDKARKHKKRQLEDTLKMVEKKRKEYEEKRKEQGDATTSVMFSHLPPQRRIAGEEDLKPEDSVYYHPTLNPTGAPPPGKPPMYHSSIGTRISSDGASSSGAALSSNTESEDSTLVAPPPPPPLPPLPDGTNALSASLPLPPPPPLPPTTGLALPHPQFPPPPPGPPPNEHDLALVRPPLPPLPQSSQLPPPGLNGSEGDGRFPESSVQTFDEGQNANIHSTLPPPPPALPSKLPSNESETGPPDPNSSSFQNSSLSQMVAPPPPPPLHQQHQPTFAGAPASMTNFQHDSLLPPGMMRFPPPPPPHDMHPPHPGMYGGHLIPRPPYGPPPGPPPMMRPPLPPGPPPSSFEDSQVMMRPYVPSKPSYVKSAAPTVVRRPLAQHTPALTSMVPASVRVRRESAAVTKPKPKTSVATSLSFKPRAMVASAAAVKVEPTKTAAASKPPSIDDSYSAFLEDMKALGALDG encoded by the exons ATGAAGACAACGAAAGGAGGGAAGGTGATGAACCCTACTGATGCTTACCGCAAGCAGATCCGCAAGAGGGAGATTAAACGT AACAAGAAAGAGAGGCAGAAGGTGAGAGAGGTGGGGATTTTGAAGAAGGATCCTGAGCAAATCAAGGAACAGATCAGGAAACTTGATATGTCTA AGGCTGAAGGTGCTCTGGACAAAGCCAGGAAACATAAGAAGAGACAGCTTGAAGATACTCTCAAAATGgttgagaagaagagaaag GAATATGAGGAGAAAAGGAAGGAGCAAGGAGATGCTACTACCTCTGTTATGTTCAG TCACCTGCCTCCTCAACGAAGAATAGCCGGTGAAGAGGACTTAAAGCCAGAG GACTCTGTTTATTATCATCCTACTTTGAACCCGACTGGTGCACCACCACCCGGAAAGCCGCCAATGTATCATTCATCCATAG GAACTAGAATCTCCTCAGATGGTGCTTCATCTAGCGGTGCTGCGTTGTCTTCCAATACCGAGTCAGAAGACTCCACCTTGGTTGctcctcctccgcctcctcCACTACCTCCTCTACCTGATGGTACTAATGCTTTATCTGCTTCTTTGCCGCTTCCCCCTCCTCCTCCTTTGCCACCAACTACAGGCCTTGCTTTACCCCATCCACAATTTCCACCACCGCCTCCGGGTCCCCCTCCAAATGAACATGATCTGGCTCTGGTtcgtcctcctcttcctccactTCCTCAATCTTCCCAACTCCCTCCTCCTGGTCTAAATGGAAGTGAAGGCGATGGTAGGTTCCCTGAATCTTCAGTTCAAACCTTCGACGAGGGCCAG AATGCTAATATACATTCCACCCTTCCGCCTCCACCACCTGCCCTTCCCTCCAAGCTTCCAAGCAACGAATCTGAAACTGGTCCACCAGATCCCAACTCCAGTAGTTTTCAAAATTCTAGCCTATCTCAGATGGttgcaccaccaccaccaccacctttACATCAGCAACATCAACCAACGTTTGCAGGAGCTCCGGCTTCAATGACTAATTTTCAACATGATAGTCTTCTGCCACCAGGAATGATGCGTTTTCCACCCCCACCTCCTCCACACGATATGCATCCTCCTCATCCTGGAATGTACGGTGGTCATCTAATCCCTAGGCCACCGTATGGCCCACCACCTGGACCACCACCTATGATGAGACCGCCACTTCCGCCGGGACCACCACCGTCTAGTTTTGAAGACAGTCAAGTAATGATGAGGCCATATGTACCAAGCAAACCATCTTATGTAAAATCCGCTGCTCCTACTGTTGTCAGGAGACCACTAGCTCAACACACACCTGCGCTTACATCTATG GTCCCTGCCTCGGTTAGAGTCAGAAGAGAATCCGCAGCTGTAACCAAACCAAAGCCAAAGACTTCTGTAGCCACGAGCTTAAGTTTTAAACCAAGAGCTATGGTGGCTTCTGCTGCAGCGGTGAAGGTAGAGCCAACCAAGACAGCTGCAGCTTCAAAGCCACCGAGCATTGATGATTCTTACAGTGCCTTCTTGGAGGACATGAAAGCTCTTGGAGCACTTGATGGATAG
- the LOC103874703 gene encoding protein EARLY FLOWERING 5 isoform X2: MSKAEGALDKARKHKKRQLEDTLKMVEKKRKEYEEKRKEQGDATTSVMFSHLPPQRRIAGEEDLKPEDSVYYHPTLNPTGAPPPGKPPMYHSSIGTRISSDGASSSGAALSSNTESEDSTLVAPPPPPPLPPLPDGTNALSASLPLPPPPPLPPTTGLALPHPQFPPPPPGPPPNEHDLALVRPPLPPLPQSSQLPPPGLNGSEGDGRFPESSVQTFDEGQNANIHSTLPPPPPALPSKLPSNESETGPPDPNSSSFQNSSLSQMVAPPPPPPLHQQHQPTFAGAPASMTNFQHDSLLPPGMMRFPPPPPPHDMHPPHPGMYGGHLIPRPPYGPPPGPPPMMRPPLPPGPPPSSFEDSQVMMRPYVPSKPSYVKSAAPTVVRRPLAQHTPALTSMVPASVRVRRESAAVTKPKPKTSVATSLSFKPRAMVASAAAVKVEPTKTAAASKPPSIDDSYSAFLEDMKALGALDG; this comes from the exons ATGTCTA AGGCTGAAGGTGCTCTGGACAAAGCCAGGAAACATAAGAAGAGACAGCTTGAAGATACTCTCAAAATGgttgagaagaagagaaag GAATATGAGGAGAAAAGGAAGGAGCAAGGAGATGCTACTACCTCTGTTATGTTCAG TCACCTGCCTCCTCAACGAAGAATAGCCGGTGAAGAGGACTTAAAGCCAGAG GACTCTGTTTATTATCATCCTACTTTGAACCCGACTGGTGCACCACCACCCGGAAAGCCGCCAATGTATCATTCATCCATAG GAACTAGAATCTCCTCAGATGGTGCTTCATCTAGCGGTGCTGCGTTGTCTTCCAATACCGAGTCAGAAGACTCCACCTTGGTTGctcctcctccgcctcctcCACTACCTCCTCTACCTGATGGTACTAATGCTTTATCTGCTTCTTTGCCGCTTCCCCCTCCTCCTCCTTTGCCACCAACTACAGGCCTTGCTTTACCCCATCCACAATTTCCACCACCGCCTCCGGGTCCCCCTCCAAATGAACATGATCTGGCTCTGGTtcgtcctcctcttcctccactTCCTCAATCTTCCCAACTCCCTCCTCCTGGTCTAAATGGAAGTGAAGGCGATGGTAGGTTCCCTGAATCTTCAGTTCAAACCTTCGACGAGGGCCAG AATGCTAATATACATTCCACCCTTCCGCCTCCACCACCTGCCCTTCCCTCCAAGCTTCCAAGCAACGAATCTGAAACTGGTCCACCAGATCCCAACTCCAGTAGTTTTCAAAATTCTAGCCTATCTCAGATGGttgcaccaccaccaccaccacctttACATCAGCAACATCAACCAACGTTTGCAGGAGCTCCGGCTTCAATGACTAATTTTCAACATGATAGTCTTCTGCCACCAGGAATGATGCGTTTTCCACCCCCACCTCCTCCACACGATATGCATCCTCCTCATCCTGGAATGTACGGTGGTCATCTAATCCCTAGGCCACCGTATGGCCCACCACCTGGACCACCACCTATGATGAGACCGCCACTTCCGCCGGGACCACCACCGTCTAGTTTTGAAGACAGTCAAGTAATGATGAGGCCATATGTACCAAGCAAACCATCTTATGTAAAATCCGCTGCTCCTACTGTTGTCAGGAGACCACTAGCTCAACACACACCTGCGCTTACATCTATG GTCCCTGCCTCGGTTAGAGTCAGAAGAGAATCCGCAGCTGTAACCAAACCAAAGCCAAAGACTTCTGTAGCCACGAGCTTAAGTTTTAAACCAAGAGCTATGGTGGCTTCTGCTGCAGCGGTGAAGGTAGAGCCAACCAAGACAGCTGCAGCTTCAAAGCCACCGAGCATTGATGATTCTTACAGTGCCTTCTTGGAGGACATGAAAGCTCTTGGAGCACTTGATGGATAG